The Bradysia coprophila strain Holo2 chromosome X, BU_Bcop_v1, whole genome shotgun sequence genomic interval NNNNNNNNNNNNNNNNNNNNNNNNNNNNNNNNNNNNNNNNNNNNNNNNNNNNNNNNNNNNNNNNNNNNNNNNNNNNNNNNNNNNNNNNNNNNNNNNNNNNNNNNNNNNNNNNNNNNNNNNNNNNNNNNNNNNNNNNNNNNNNNNNNNNNNNNNNNNNNNNNNNNNNNNNNNNNNNNNNNNNNNNNNNNNNNNNNNNNNNNNNNNNNNNNNNNNNNNNNNNNNNNNNNNNNNNNNNNNNNNNNNNNNNNNNNNNNNNNNNNNNNNNNNNNNNNNNNNNNNNNNNNNNNNNNNNNNNNNNNNNNNNNNNNNNNNNNNNNNNNNNNNNNNNNNNNNNNNNNNNNNNNNNNNNNNNNNNNNNNNNNNAGGGTCAAGCAAATGGCCGTAATTCAACACTTATTTAATTGCAAAATACTTACTACGTCATCAATTGTGAGTATAATTCGTCTATATCTTCGTCTATATTACGTTTAACACGTATACGAATATTTTCAGTAAGGAACGAACGAAAGGATGAGAAACGAGATTGCTTATTAATTTGAGATATTGCATAATATTTCTAAGACGACGTAAAATCGATCTAATCTCCGCGATTCATCTTTGCACAAGTTGAATGTAGAGTTTAATAATTAGATGAATAATGTTGTGTTTACAAATcggttttttttgggaaatgaGAGAGAGATTGTGGCAGCATAATGTTGGAAAAATCAATCATCagtaattaatttaaagaacAACGATAATGCGAAAATCAATACTTTATAGACTATGAATTGTTATAACATCCCGAATGTTAGGTCTTTTTCAATATTGTGTTGGATGTTCGGAAGGAAGATAAATTCGGTACATTTAAGTGGCTGCCAACCAGAATTTAGTAAGAGGACATTCCTGAAAGAAATTGGAGAGAGAGAGACTTTTTAAGAGCAATTGATTCGAATAGTAATGGCATGAAATTTCATCGTGTGTTTAATGGTTTCAAAGAAGAGAAAGACCACTTTTCCttgttgataaaatttctATCCGTTATTTAACCGTGTATTACAGCGTGTATTGTAAGCGGTCCTACAAAGGTTCACCCAGTTATTCCACACTGAACACTGTAACTTGTATGTGAAACTTATTGCTGACTATGTATTGGATATAtgattgaattaaattgaaatatgtgAAATGGAAACTTTATCTGTGGTCACTATTAGGCTAAATGATAGtgatatcgataattatcaattatcgatattatcgattttttatcgaaaattatcaaaagatatcgataatagaaattattgatattttgatcaagatatcaagatatcgataattcgatatatcgatatttcggtcggAATTctatatttatcgatatattccgataaaTCGGTGCATGttcttttgtaaattttcgtgcatggcaatttttcaatacaaataAAGATATTTAAACTGAATGTTATATTCtaaagatgtttcttattaaCTGATAATAGAGAAATGATCATCATATTCAATAATTtaagacaaataaaaaataaataacagtattatgaaaatttgtaaaattgtatGCAGTCATCGACGGCAAAGGTGTTTTCTTATGGTATCGTAACAAAATGTGAATCATTagttgatttaaaaataagaaTAAGTGCAAACTTCATTTTAATCACGTATTAACTTAAATTTGATTGTAAAATAAGtataaaataactaaaaatatcaccgttccgaacgtttcatcagtaaaaaaatccaaaataccATACAGATAGGCAAAAAGTTTTCGAACACAACGCTACTAAAGTGCATTAAATTGGTATACAAATAGCGCTTTGTGCGCTGTGTTACATTAAAAACAAAGGATTTATGACACCAAATACCGTTATCAACCAAAAAACCgctacaaatttctgtaaaataccggtaacaaacaaaaatgtggtaCGGATACATTTTTGTAAGTTCTCACTGAGCGTGGAAACTGCCCGGTATATTATCattaattttcagataaatatcaaaatatcgatattttgataattatcgaatttcgatatattgataattatcgataattattaaattatcgataacgatatgattaatcgattaccgataatttctttcgattgatattatcgataattttgaacgtcttcCATTCCTAGCCACTATAAACTTTCTTCGAACAAATTCCGGTCCACCTCAACTTAGTTGTGTACAAATCCTTACACAGCCATTAAACACAGACATGTAACTTCTAGATGATGGACAGTTAACCCATGACTGTTTTGGCGACATTTTCATATAGAGTAGACACGTCGATAAATGTGCTAAtgctaaataatttttggaaaaggACTGACACAAGTGGGAACGAACATTACAAATAGAAATCTGTTTTCATTTACACATGAATTCTGTATCCGCAAACAGTATTTGGGTTAAAACTCAGTGAAAATTGTGATAATAATTCCAGCAAGTTTCGAATATTCTGTTTACTCTACACTGAAGTGCTTTAACGCAAACATAAAATCCAACACTTCCCGCTCGAAAGACAacataattttatgtgctaAACGTCTGTGTGCAGCACATGTTTaccaaatttgtggaattttatcgctgatatttatttacatattATCATAAAGAAACGCTGTACCGAGCGATATTTTGTGAGACAGATTTTTTCCTGCTTCCGACAATACGTGCCTTGCTTTTGCAATATTTCGGCTGCTTTATAAAAgctcattaaaatttttgttaattggAATACAGATAAACTTTCGCTCTGTCGTGCGATACTGTTACGTAAGACTTTTCGGTGAGATTGGGTCAACATAGCAAATGTTAATTGATTCAGGAAACTAAGTTGTAAGAGAACTTAAACCATCGTTAATGGTGTAATCTCACTGCGATCTTGGAATGATTGATACGTTCAACGTGGGGTACGCCTAATGTATTTTATATGTCCAACTTGTTCAACATGCTCCGtaaatgcaaataaattgaaactaaGATCTTGAGTCCTAAACAACTAAATACTTATGATCTGGAGTCTAAGAAAGTTGCTTACGATCTATCTTTTGGTGTACCCAAATACTTCAAATGTACAGATAATCGTTCCTTGTATCCAACGAATTTTGTTACAGTTTCTGTAAGGTGAAATCCGACTTGATTTCTGATATGTTAGTTGTTGCGGTTTTTGCGGAAAGGTCAATTTGTCAAGTCACCACAACTGGCCAGTCCGACCCTGATCACGCGTATGCGACTTACAACGAAATACAACAGCTgccaaatcagaaaacattCCGTATTTCACCTTTCCGAGACCGTgtatcaaaattaatttttaaaatgcgCTCCTTCTAACCTCTGTCGTAGATGCGGCAGGGAGAATAAAACAATACCTCACGTAACTGGAAGCTGCTCATTTAACAACTTGCTGATCACCGCCCGTCATCATAGTGTGAAACATTACATAATTGAACTACTCCGTGAAAAAGGCTTTGAGTGTTTTGACGAAGTGTACGCTGATGACACGGATGGAAATTCACGATTTAGTGATATCGTTGCGTTTGACCCTAAATCCCAACAAGCACACATCATTGATCCGACGATCAGATGCGAAACAAACGACCACGAACAAGACAAGGTCATTCGTGACGAAAAGACTACAACAAATGCATACCGAAAAATAGCGAAAAATACAGTGCAAAGTTCGGCTCTAGAAACTGGTCAGTTCATGGATGGATTGTTTTTTGGTGGCAGAGGCTGCTACGGGAAGAGTGtaatagaattttttagaGAATTCAAGTTAGACAAAGCAAAGCCTAAAAGTGTTTCCGAACTGATCCTTGCTAAGACAATACATATAATTAACCAACATATTTAcaattaaaacttttgtttaaagaatGTGACGAATTAAATTCAACCATTGTTACGTCTCATTCCCACTGTAAATTCTAACGCTTGGATTAGTGATGGTCTTCCGGTCGATATCATATTGTGTTTGAAGGTCTCTTATACCTTATACAGAACAGAACCAGAACAGTTGAAAACGAATGAGTAAACTTAAAATCTAAAGTCAATATCTAAAGTTATGTAACAGCTGAGTACACAAATTAGCGTTGATATTAAAATAGCTATAACGATTGGATATAATTCTTAAATTTAGCCTCAACTCTAGTCACATCTTGCTGTAATTCTCTCCGTAACACATGACTATTTTCAACAGATGTCGTCTGAAAAGTGCTGAAAAGCTATGCAGTGGAActaatattgattttttatgcACTCATAACACAGATGTCAGTCGATGAAAGCATTTTATAGGCTAAGAACTTCAATAGGTTTGCAAGTTCAATGAAATAGAATACAGTGGAGCAAAGCTTTGTAAAGCTACAGTatctacattttattttgattataaaGCTTCACTAACGGACCTATTCCGCGCCAACGTTCTCCAGTCGCTCACTCATAGTACTTTGAATGAGCATAAGATACGAGAAAAGTAATGAAAGTACAAAAGTGACATCAATGCCAACGTAAAAAACTCGCAGGACACGAAAGCGAGACGTATCCGTTACATCTGTGCAGATGACGTTAGTGATGGATTCGCCCAAATAAGTAAAGTATCAAACATGAGGTACTTTACATAAATgaagatttattgattttgttgcgaCTGTGCTGCTAGCCTAAGTTTGACCCTATTGGCCCATAACAATAACGTTATATGATTTGGATCTGAATCAATCTTTGGGTATATTTTTGAGGGTCCCTTACATCGTTCTAGACAATCTTTTAGTTCACAAATCAAAAAAGTAGCTGCTTTTCTGTAACGATAAAATTTTTGACCTCAACTGGTTATAACAACGGTCGGTCTTCTTCCTAACGATAGTCGAAGAATAAAATAttctttcattgaaataaattttgtttgaaagcaCTTTCCAGACCATGGTCATTTATGATAACATAATCTCTACTTATAGTGAGCCTATGCAAGGGCTCCAGTAATTGAATCAACCAAATTCTTTCTCTCCGAATTTTCGGAAAGGAAGAATTTGGTTAATTGGGAAGCTACTAATTTCACGAGCACATGAAATACAGTCTCCTTTGTTTGGgagttaaaaaaattaaagacctCCACACCAGCATACAGCCGTTCTTTGAAGCAAGTAAACACCGAGGAAGCATAAAATTCAGAAAGATTTATTGCAAAGTGTTTTTTGAAACTTTCGGATGTGTTGAAcgtggaaaatataaaatcataCGAAAATCAGGGAAACCAGGTTTTAGTATAACAAGGAAAAAATGCTTACCCCTAATCAATTTCCACAGTCTTTTCCGATTTACTGAGTAAATTTTGCTCGAAAAAACTCATTATAATTTTGTGTTATGCTTTATTATGCTCGACTCAAAAACCTATTTTCAGAAAGTCTAAGATAATACATTCTTTGTTTTATTCCGGACCATTCCAGACTCACAAAACGTGCCAGTAAAAGTACAGATAGTAATAGCGATAACTTTCcactttcattattttatcatttcaaaaatattatggAATATTTGCTAATCAATATGCACACGACCCTATTACGATTAATTTCTTTATGGTTTTCGTAAAAACAAAGAATAAGATACGTAGGTGAGTCGGCAAAGCTTAAACAAATCGTATTTTCATCGTGGCAGAATCGTTAcaataagaacatgaaaaaGAATTGGACTTAAGTTTAAAAGAAATCCAaattaataattcaaaaaataaaatattgaagaaaaaaaaatgaaacaaaaaatcaaaaattgccCCGATGCAACAAATGGGTCTCGAGATCGTGTTGCGCTGAGTCTCTAATTGGACGAGGCCAAGCGTTGAATATTATAGGTTCCGCATACGGGGCAACAGGTGTGATAAGCTCATAAAGCAATATTTacatccattttttttataactaTTTTATCTTATTCTAATTTGCATGCCTgtctgtgattttttttatattttctataaataattttgaaaccTGATGACGATCCAAGGATCGAAATATAGCTGATTTAAAGTAAACTTTAagatttttattcgaaatacGCCAAACCGTTTTACCGTTTTGCAACTTTTCGTAAGAGAAAAATGTAACTTTACATTCTATACAAAAAAGTCTAAGATTTCCAGGCAACACGCTTTTTccttacattttgtaaaaaggtAAATTCTCCAGGATTGTCAGGCATTTCGTTTCTCGCTACATtccacaaaaagaaaatttcttttggttTGCAGCCAACTtggtttttcgtttcattttggGGAAGGAGGTTACACTAACTTTACTCATATTAAAGTaagaaatgataattttttccCCATTGGTTTTTATCGAGTTCGCGTCCATATCCAACGCTTTCTTGACCTTAATCTTAATGTATCTAATTAGCTTGTTGACTAAAAACAGAAGCATCcaattattttgacgtgtacaATTAGGCATGCTCTGTTTCACAGGGAGGTCCAAAGTTCAGCTGGAGATGGGTTTtcctggtccggaaggctaaaatattggacccgtatttttttttagaattataaaaattaatttaggcATGGGGAGCGAGGCATTTGTTCATATACACAAATACATTGGTTAGAGGAGTAAAGAAGATATGCACTATACAAACACTATATATCTTCTCTTGGGTCTGTATTGCCCAAGGGGATACTATGCGATATGCAAGCAATTAGTGGGACAGGTGCTATTTGCTATTGGTGCTAATACAAGGAAATAGTTCACCAAAGAAGGAAATAGTGAGCaaatagaaggaaatagtTCGTTAATAGATGTACCAATAGTCACCCATAGCAAGTGGATGAGACAAGATTTGCTCGCGTACTTTCCCCCTCGGTATTACCCTCCTAAAAGTATGCTCTGGCTACGGCCCTGATCAAGCGTTAATCATATCTTTCGATTGGTACTTAAAATTATCCTAACTTTAATCACACTTGAAGTTTTTATAAGCTTCGTTCTAACGAAATTTTTACACATTTCTGGTTAAATTTTACCGACTACAACACCATGGACACCATgtaagaattgaaaatttaagtaACAGGTTCTCACTTATTCGGTAATGTATTTTCAGTACACCAAAAAGGTGGACACGTTTTTCAAAGGGTTTATGTATACTTTCAAGCGTATTGACTTTAGCAGTAATCGGTTTGGTTGCTGGACTGATTGTAGTCTCGATTCAAAAGAATAACGCAGATTCATCACGGAATTCTGAGTTCTGTTTAACTCAGAACTGTATTAAAGAATCCGCCAACGTTTTGGACATGATGAACTTAACAGCAGACCCGTAAGATGTGACGATTCGTGTGAGAGCATGTACActaaatttcataattttctatCTGAAAGGTGTGACGATTTCTATGTATTTGCGTGTGGCGGGTTCAACGTAAGTTAATGTTTTATGACTATCTTCTATAAATCGAGCGAAAATTAATAGGCAACACTGATGCCAGATGACAAAACCGAACGTTCAACTTTCCAAGACATTGATGTGAAAACAACGGAACAACTTCGTGTAATCGTTACGGAACCGAGTTCAGTTAACGAAATACAGCCTTTCAAGGACGTAAAGGCTCTCTATCAGGCATGCATGAATGTAGACGCAACTGAATCGCTTAACATGGTTCAATTCGATGCTTTGATAGTAGAAATGGGAGGATGGCCTGTTGTTCTTGGCTCAGTGTGGAATGAAGCAGCGTGGACGTGGGAACAGTCCGTTTTCAGTTCAAGAACTTACGGCTATTCCGTCGGTAACATCTTATCGTTCTCAGTAACTCTAGACAACAGACACTCCACAAGGAGAATAATTCGAGTTAAGTTTGCTTGTGTTCAAGAAAGCAGTATTAAATAATCACAATCCTTAACAGATTGATCAAGCCAGTCTTGGTTTAAATCGCAACTACCTTATCGAGGGACTCGAAAACTTTTATGTGGAGGCTTATTACAATTATCAAATCGATCTAGCTGTGATGTTTGGAGCATCAAGAGCAGATGCGGAAAGAGAAATGAGAGAGGCTCTCGACTTTGAAATCGAACTAGCTAAGGTCTGTTTTTGATTATTCgcaaaaattattacaaaattatttaacgaACAGATCTCATGGGACACGGTAGCGAGACGAAATGAGACTGCATTGTACAATCCTATGACTATTGTTCAATTAAATGCTGCTTATCCAACTATCGACTGGCTGAGATACTTGAACAATGTTCTACGCTCCGATACTCCGCTACAGAGTGATTATGTTATCGTTGTGGGAGTAGTATCGTTCTTTGATGAGCTTGAAGCATTGATCGGGAGAACAAGCAAGAGAGCTTTAGCAAATTACTCCATCTGGAGAATCGTTTTGGCATCAATCCCTTATATGCCTAGCAGGTTCCGAAGTCGCGAGCAAGAATATAGCAAATTGACACTCGGTCGTAAAACCACTGACCCACGTTGGTTGGTATGTGTCCGTCAAATCACCAGTAGCTATCAAATTCAAATCGGCGCCCTATACGTTCGCAAACATTTTACACAAGCCGACAAAGCCAATGTTGCAGTCATGTTTAAGCTCATGAGAGAAGAAACCTTTGAATATCTTAAAGAAACTCGGTACATGGATGAATCGACAAGGGCTGCAGCACTCGCAAAGCTTGAAAAAGTTACAGAACAAATTGCATTCGCTGACGAACTTTTAGACGACACAGCCGTTAGAAATTATCACAATCAATATCCTGTAACTGTTGacctaaatgaattttatgctACGGTGTTCAGACTTAACGTAGCTTCGACAAACCGCACTTTCTTTAACCTTCGCGTACCTGTTGTCTCAAACGATTGGACCGCTTATCTCGCTCCAACACTGGCAGATGCTGG includes:
- the LOC119085503 gene encoding neprilysin-2-like, translated to MMNLTADPCDDFYVFACGGFNATLMPDDKTERSTFQDIDVKTTEQLRVIVTEPSSVNEIQPFKDVKALYQACMNVDATESLNMVQFDALIVEMGGWPVVLGSVWNEAAWTWEQSVFSSRTYGYSVGNILSFSVTLDNRHSTRRIIRIDQASLGLNRNYLIEGLENFYVEAYYNYQIDLAVMFGASRADAEREMREALDFEIELAKISWDTVARRNETALYNPMTIVQLNAAYPTIDWLRYLNNVLRSDTPLQSDYVIVVGVVSFFDELEALIGRTSKRALANYSIWRIVLASIPYMPSRFRSREQEYSKLTLGRKTTDPRWLVCVRQITSSYQIQIGALYVRKHFTQADKANVAVMFKLMREETFEYLKETRYMDESTRAAALAKLEKVTEQIAFADELLDDTAVRNYHNQYPVTVDLNEFYATVFRLNVASTNRTFFNLRVPVVSNDWTAYLAPTLADAGYITAENRLKFPAAILQEVFFNANRPQHMNFGSLGTVLSHEIFHAFDDRGSLYDGNSNLNDWMSPEVRNQYSKRAECIINQYSSFVEPQTGLHPNGNVTMAENMVDNIGIKISYRAFQRWAAINTEAKIPGLDDYSHNQIFWIAAAHCYCAAYRTEHLVNRLQTYPFSAGHFRVIGPRKNSEDFARDFQCAAGTKMNPAEKCPLAW